The Desulfovibrio sp. genome contains the following window.
GGTGTGGTGGCACTTGGCTTCTGCGGCCCGGTGCATGTGGATCACGCCCCGGACACATGGGGCTGGCTGTTCGCCCTGGGGCTGCTTACCTGCTACATGGCCTACATCTGCTACGGACAGGGGCTGAAACGCATCAGCCTTGTGCGGGCAGCAGTTACCTGCCATCTGGAGCCGGTGCTCGGCACTCTTTGGGTCTGGCTGTTCTGGAACGAGAGCTTTAGTGCCTCAGGCTGGATGGGCGGCGCGCTGGTGCTCAGCGCGGTATTTCTGCTGACCACGGACAAAACCAGCGAATAGCGCTGATGCCTGGGTGATCTAGCGCTAAAGCCCGAAAGTGCCCACGAATGCCCCTCCACCAAATACAAACCCCATCAGACTTTCAAAGAAGCAGCGTACGGACTGCCGTGCTTTGTTTGCCTGATGGGGTATATTTATCGGGCCGAGCTTGCCCTGACGGCTCGAAGCATTAGCGCTGGCCGATCACATCCAGAAATACCAGCGGTACGTTGCCGCTACATTTGAGCGCATGGGTGTCGCCAGGGCGGGCGATGGTAATGTCGCCGCCTTTCACCGGGGTTTCCTTGCCCGCGCTGTCGGTGAACACGCCCTCGCCGGAAACGATGATGTAGGCATCTTCATTGTTTTCATGCTTGTGCATGCCAATGGAAGCGCCCGGTTGCAGGGTCATCCAGCCGATTTCCTTGATAACCATGTCCTTGGAGGCATCGTTGCGGGTAAAGCCGAACTGCCCAAACAAGGTTCCCTGGCCGCCCGCCACCTTATCGCGGTTCCAGGTTTTCAAAGAATCCTTGGGGTAGAGCTGCGGTTCGCCCGCAAGAGCCGTTCCGGAAAACACCAGAGAACACAGCGCTGCAGCAAAAAGCATCTTTTTCATGATCACACTCCCGTTGCATGAACACACTCTATAAATGCACATAACGCGATGGAATCACAGAACAATAAAAACGTATCAGATACAGGCGGCAAGCTGCTGCTGACGCCCAGACCATACGCCCGCGCAATGCCGTCCGCAAGTGAATAATTTCCCAATCAAAACGCCGAAGTCTCGTCCTTACCGGCCTTGCCCCTTGTGGCCTGCGCATGCTTGGTGTATAGGCAAAAGCCTACGCCCTGCTAAATGTGCAAACATTGCGGCACGGTTGCATATTTATGGAGCAAGCCCGCTCCGTACTGCAAAAAATTCACGCATGGAGGCTGCGTTCCTGATGCCCTAGCCCAGAGGGCACACGCAGAACATTATGAGCAATATCATTCTGACCGGGGATCGCCCCACGGGTAAGCTGCACATCGGACACTTCGCCGGATCGCTCAAGCAGCGCGTTTTGTTGCAAAATTCTGGCAAATTTGATGAAATCTACATCATGCTGGCCGATGCGCAGGCTCTGACCGACAATGCCGACAATCCTGAAAAAGTGCGCAACAACATCCTTGAAGTGGCGCTGGACTACCTTGCCTGCGGCATTGACCCGGAGAAATCCTCCATCTTCATTCAGTCCCAGTTGCCGCAGCTTTATGAGCTGAGCTTCCACTATATGAACCTTGTCACCGTGTCGCGCCTGCAGCGCAACCCCACGGTCAAGGCAGAGATTGCCCAGAAAAATTTTGAGCAGAGCATCCCCGTGGGATTCTTCACCTACCCCATCAGCCAGGCGGCAGACATCACGGCTTTTGAAGCCACCGCCGTGCCGGTTGGCGAAGACCAGAAGCCCATGCTTGAACAGACCGTGGAAATCGTGCGCAAGTTCAACAGCACCTACGGCGAAACCCTGGTGGAACCGCAGATCCTGCTGGAACAGAACGCCGCCTGCCTGCGCCTGCCCGGTATTGACGGTAAGGCCAAGATGAGCAAGTCCATCGGCAACTGCATCTATCTGAGTGATTCCGAAAAGGAAGTTCACGACAAGATTTTCAGCATGTTCACCGACCCTGGCCACCTCAAGGCTTCCGACCCCGGCAAGATTGAGGGCAATACCGTGTTCACCTATCTGGACGCCTTTGCCGTGCCGGAAGACTTTGCCAAGTTCAATTCGCCCTACCCCAATCTGGACGAAATGAAGGCCCACTACCAGCGCGGCGGCCTTGGCGATGTGGCGGTAAAGAAGTTCCTCAACGAAGTCATGCAGCAGATCCTCGGCCCCATCCGCACCCGCAGGCAGCAATACGAACAGGACATTCCTTTCGTCATTGACGTGCTCAAGAAGGGTACGGAAAAGGCCTATGGCAAGGCAGCCAAAACCCTTGAAAAGGTTCGCCGGGCCATGAAGCTGAACCATTTTGAAGCGGGCCTCAAGCTGCAATCCAAGTAAGCAACCCACGCAGACGGGCTGCCCGCAGCGCAGATAATTGCGCCGCACCATGCCAGCAATCCCCGGTGTCGCCATAAGCGAAGCCGGGGATTTTTTTTCTTCTGCTTTTAGCTGCTCATGGCAGCCTTGACATTAGTTCCATATCGAAATAAATTGCCCCCCATGAAGACCGACCACATTGTTGCCCTCATAGGCCGGGTACGCGAACAGGCCAACAACCTCATTGTCGCCGAGCTTGAAAAGCGCGGACACGGCGGCATGGCCCCTTCTCACGGCGCCATTTTGCAGGCCCTGTTTACGCGCGGTCCCATGCATATGAGCGCGCTTGCCGAAGCCATAGGCAAACAAAAAAACACTGTGACTACACTGGTCGGCAAACTGGAGCAGGCGGGTTACGTAACCAAATCTCCTTCGCAGGAAGATTCGCGGGTTACGCTGGTTTCGCTTTCCGGCAAAGCTCTTGCTGCCAAGGCTGATTTTGACGCCATCTCCCAGACGCTGCTTGATGCCGTGTGGGGTGACATGCCCCAGGCCGACAGGGAAACCCTTGTTGCCGGGCTGGAAAGAGTGCTGCGCAACATCAGCCTGAAAACCATATTCTGATACCGGCAAAAGCATTCAACGCACTGTGCTTTGGATGTTTTTTTGTGAAACAATAGTTCGATATAGAATAAAATGGAGCTCATCATGCAAAAAGTAATCGACTTTCTGTCAGCCAACACCACGGTTTTTCTTGCCACCGCTGATTCCGGCGCGGCCCGTGTGCGGCCCTTCCAGTTTCAGTTTGCGGAAAATGGCCGCCTGTGGTTCTGCACCGCGCGCTCAAAAGAAACCTTTGCCCAGTTGCAGAGCGACCCCCGGCTGGAGCTTGCCTGCATGTCGCCCAAAATGGAGACCCTACGCGTAAAAGGTCAGGCCAATCTGGACGATGACATGGCGATCAAGCGGCGCATTATTGAAAACAACGGCCTTGTGCGCTCCATCTACGGCTCGGCAGAAAACCCTGATTTTACGGTTTTCAGCGTTGATCACGGTACGGCCTTCATGTTTGATTTCAGCGGCAACCCGCCTCAGTCTTTCAGCTTCTAGCGCTCCCGAAGCACCACAGGCCCACCTGCAACCCTGCTAAAAAACGGCGGTTGCATGTGGGCCTGTGCACAAAATATGGATCATCCAACTGCGCGCCGCAGAGGCCCCCTACTCCACGCCGTATTCTTTAAGCTTGCGCCATAATGTAGTGCGGGGCATGCCCAGCACTTCAGCCGCAAGTTTTTTATTATATCCTGTTTTTTCCAGTATTTTAATCACATAATGGCGTTCCATCTCCGCAAGGGTGGGTAGCCCGCCGCCCTCAAGCGTATCAAATTCCAGCCGCCGGATATCTTCTGGCAAGTCAGCCTGCGTAATGGTTTCACTGTCGGTAAGTGCCACGGCACGTTCGATAATATTTTCCAATTCACGCACATTGCCAGGGAAACTATAGCCCATCAACGCCGCAAGCGCCTGATCGTCCAGAGCATAAACCTCTTTACGAAACGCCAACCGGTATTTCTCAATAAAATGCTGCACCAGAAGCGGAATATCTTCACGCCGGTCTGTCAGACGCGGCAAGGTTGTGCTGACCACATTGAGCCTGAAGAACAGATCCTCGCGAAAATTCCCCTTTTCCACCTCGGCCTTCAAATCCCGGTTTGTGGCGGCAATAACGCGGATGTCCAGATCCACGGCTCGTGTGCCGCCAACCCGCAAGATTCGCCTTTCCTGAAGCACATGCAGCAGCCGCACCTGCATGGCCAGCGGCATTTCGCCCACTTCGTCCAAGAATACCGTGCCGCCCGATGCAGCCTCAAGCAGGCCAATCTTGCCGGTTGCCGCCCCGGTAAAGGCCCCTTTTTCATAGCCAAAAAGTTCGCTGCTGATGAGTTCTTCCGTAAAACCACCGCAATTGAAAGTAACAAAAGGCTGGTTGCGGCGCGGGCTCAGATGGTGCAGGGCAAGGGCCACAAGGGCCTTGCCGGTCCCGCTGTCGCCCTGAACAAGCACGTTGCAGTCAACAGGCGCGACCTTGCGGATAAGCGAAAAAAGTTCCTGAATGGCCGGACTTTTACCCACTATGGAAGACAGCCCCGTAGTCCCCAGAAGAGCCTCTCGCAACTGGATATTTTCCATGCGCATTGAGATTTTTTCCTGCGCATGGCGGGCAAGAGTGCGAATCTCCGTAAAATTCACCGGCTTGGTTACATAATGGAAGGCCCCTTCGCGCATGGCCTCTATGGCGGTAGAAATAGTACCGTGCCCTGTTACAATGATGACTTCGGTTTCCGGCTTCAGCCCCTTGATTTTGGGCAACAGTTCAAGGCCGTTCATATCCGGCAGCAGCATGTCTGAAAAAACCACGTCAAAGGGCTGCTCTATCATTGCCTCCAGAAAAGAACGGGCGCTCATAAAGGCCTCAACCGCATACCCTTCTTTTACAAGGGCTTGGCTCAGGCGTTTGCAGACAACAGGCTCATCGTCAACAATGGCGACACGCAAGGGCATCTGTTACTCCTTTTCAGTAGTCTGCAAACAACCACCCACGCGGGGCAGCAAAACTGTAAAAACGGCTCCCTGCCCCGGGCTGCTCCGCACGCGGATCTGTCCCTCGTAGCGGTGTACCAGTGCATAGGTTACGGCAAGGCCAAGGCCCGTGCCCTTGCCTACCTCCTTGGTGGAAAAAAAGGGCTCAAAAATATGTTCCTGAATGGACTCCGGTATGCCGGGGCCTGTGTCGCATATCTCAAATGCCACCATGTTAGCATCTGCCTCATGGGCGCAGACGCTAACCGTTCCGCCCCTTGACGTGGCTTGAATGGCATTGAGCAGCAGATTCATGAATATCTGCTGCAAGCTGCGCAGATCACCGCAAATATCCGGCAGGGATTCAGGCACATCCGCATGCAGCACTACACCAGAAAGTATCACCTGATTTTTCAGCAGGTTCAATACAGACTCCACAACCTTTGCCGGGCACAGCCCCTCTGAGGCAGGATGCCCGGTGCGCGAAAAATCCAGCAAGTTGCGCACGATGTCAGAGGCACGCTCCGCCTGCTGCATGATATCATCAATCATCTCCTGCCCATCGGCATCAATGTTTTCCTTATAATCTTCGCGCAGCCCCTCGGCGCTCAACAGCACGTTGTTGATGGGATTGTTCAACTCATGCGCGATGCCAGCGGTGAATGTGCCAAGAGCTGCCATCTTGCGGGCTTGCAGCAGGTGCTCCTGATTTACGGCCAGTTCGTGCGACATTCTGTTGAAAGCGCGAATAAAATTTGCAATTTCGCTCAGCTGCTCGGCCCCGGTGGCGATGGGGCTGAAGTCGCCGCGCCCTACGCGGGCTGTACCCGCCGCCACCATGCCCAGCGGGCGCAGAACCCCTTGCGAAATAAGCTTGATGACCAGAGCCATAAGCAACAAAAATATCGACAAAAAAGCCACCGGCATAATATGGGTCTGCTTAAGAGCCTTGTGCGCCCGCTCGCGCTTTTGCCTGCGGATGTCATCTGCAGACTCTGTCAGCACTTTTCCCAGATTGCGCAGAGTCTGCTGCCCCGCTTCGCCGCCTTTTGCCAGAACCCGCATGGCCTGATCATAGTGGTAAAGCATATCCATGAATTTTTTTTGCTGCTCGCTCCCGGCGAGCATGGTCATATCTTCGGCCAGTTCTCCGGCAAGTGCGTTTATACGCTCAAGATATACAATGCCTTCACTCAGGCTGGCGGCGTCATTGTAGAAAAAATAATTCTTTTCATACCTGCGCACTTCAAGAATATTATTTAACAGATCGTCATATTTTTCGCCAAGCAACAACCGCTGACTCACAGTGGACAGGCTCCAGTAATTCAAGCCCGCCAAAACGCCGATGGACAGAAAGGTCACGGCAAAAAGGATGAATATTTTCCCCTTGATGGAGTGAAAAAAATCTCCGGAAGACGCAACCATGCGCTGAATGCCCCGCCTGTCTGCAATTTTCCCCACTTCCGCCTCGTCCATCGCCAACCTCCATGCCAGATCCCACGGCAATCATGCTTGGTGCGCAAGCTCCAATCCATCTGTTATTCATTTTGAAACATTTTTCACTAGCATTTTTTATATTCTTTTCAAAATGAACACAACGGATTTTAAAATTCCTGACGAAGAATAGATAACACCCAATATTTAAACCATATTTTTTTAAATCTCACCTTGGCATCACATTTGCCTATGCACCCCCACGAGGTGGCGCATGGAACACATTTTAGTGGCCGTTGATCAGCTACATCCCCAGCATGAAGCCATAACTCACGGGTGCTCTCTGGCAAAACGCATTCAGGCACGGTTACATGTGCTCTTTGTGCACAAAAAGTCGTGCGTGGTCACAAATCCTGCACGCCAGCGCCTTGAATTGCTTGTGGCATATGCCAGAACAGAAGGAATACACGTTGAATATACCATACTAGAAGGAGGATATGAAGAATCAATTATTTCATTTATACAAAACAATGGAATAACCCTGTTCATACACGAACTTGAACATACGGATTTACGTTCATTCGAGCGCAGTTTTTCTGTATTAAAGTCTGTTCGTCACAGGATTTCTTGCAGGGTTGAAACAGTAACTCCCCAAAAACATTGATGCAACACAGCGAGGCTGACGTATGAACATACCGCTGTATATGTACCTGCCCATTGCCGGAAACAGCGTAAACATGGCGGCAATCCTGGGTCTGGGCGGAACAGTTGGACTGCTCTCGGGCATTTTTGGCGTTGGCGGCGGCTTTTTTATGACGCCGCTGCTTATCATGCTGGGCATCCCCCCGACAGTTGCCGCAGCTTCCGACTCCAACCAGATTATCGGCGCTTCCACCTCCGGCACCCTGGCCCATTTTCGTCTGGGAAATGTGGATTTCAAAATGGGATTCCTCCTGCTTGCGGGCGGTGTGGCTGGCGGCTGCGTGGGGGTACGCGTCATCAAGCTGCTGCGTGCGATGGGCAATGCAGATTTTCTCATAAATATCACATATGTACTCATGCTTGGCCTTGTAGGCGGCTACATGTTTTATGAAAGTCTGCAATCCATGCGCGCCCCGAATGTCAGCGCTTGCACCAAAACAGCCAAGTGCGCCGAATCCCCATGCCAGCGGAGATTGCACAATTTGCCCTGGCAAATGGATTTTGTACGTTCCGGCGTGCGCCTCTCAGTACTCATGCCTCTGGGCCTGGGCACCCTGGTGGGCATACTTGCCGCCATCATGGGCGTTGGCGGTGGTTTCATCATGGTACCTGTCATGGTGTACCTGCTGCGCATGCCCATGCATGTTGTGGTCGGCACGAGCCTGTTCCAGATTCTGTTCACCTGCGTCAATGTCACCATCATGCAGTCCATTGAAAACCACACGGTGGATTTCATTCTGGCTCTGCTGTTGCTCATAGGGTCGTCATTTGGCGCGCAGATCGGTACGCGCATTGGCAAAAAGCTCAAGGCCGACCAGCTTAAGATCCTGCTGGCAACACTTGTTCTGGTGGTCATGGGTAAAATTCTCTACGACCTGTTGGCCCGACCAGATGTATTGCTGGCATACGCAGGAGGGCATTAATCATGCGTGGTCTGGTACTCTTGCGCATTATTCCGGCTGCGGCCCTGACCATCACCCTTTGCTTTGCAGGCTTAGCCGCACATGCCGCAGAAGCTGTGGTCCTCACGAAAAAACCATCCGACATCAACATTTCTGCCTCTTACACAGGGACAGTACTGCATGTGGAAGGGGTGGCCCCACAAGGCAGCGCCATTGTCGTCCGTTTTGCGGGCGAAAAAACAGATCTTGCCCTGAGGCAAAAGGGCAAAGTATTCGACTTGCTCTGGATGAACCTCGGCACCGTGCATTTGCACAATGTGCCGTCAGTCTTTCTGGTTGGGTCATCGCGCCCGCTGGCGGATGTGGGCGGTGCAGACCTGGGGCTTGAGGCCGTGCGTAAAGCAATAACCGCAGAAGAGAACAAGGGCGATACCCTTGATATCCCGGCTGAACTCATAAAACTGAAGCAACAGGACGGCCTGTACCGCGAGAGCACGCGGGGAATCACCGTGGCGGACAACGGCGATTTTACCGCAAATATGGCCATTCCCTCGCGCATGTCCCCCGGCGCATACACACTTGAGGTTTTCGCCCTGCGCAATGGCAGCATCGCAGGAAGTGTTTCGGCCCCGGTGGCAGTCAGACTTGTGGGCATGCCTGCATGGATAGATCACATGGCCAGGGACAACAGCCTGCTGTACGGCATATTGTCCACCCTGATAGCAATTTTTGGAGGCCTTGCCATTGGCATCGTATTCCAGAGCAGAGGTGGGGCGCATTAGAAGCATTCAGTCGTAAACGTGCTCTAGCCGCACGAACGGATACGGGGGAGCGGCAACGCCCCCCGCCGGAGGACGATCGTGGGAATTATGGCGCGAATAGCCAACCTGTTTATGGGCTGGCGCAACGAGCAAAGCGTAACCTTTGCCCTGCTGTTCAAGAAATTCAAAAGCATTCTTGAACGCAATAACCGCATCCTTGAACTCATGGCCGACATGGGGGACAAGCTTGGCGGCGAATACATTTTTGACAACAAATATATTGAAGACGCCACCTTCCAACTGAACGACCAGGTTTTCAAGCTCATTTCTGATATGAGCGTGCTCACACAAAGTAAAAATACGGCCCTGTTTCTGGCCTTTGAACGCATCCAGCATATTCTGGAGGAGGAAATTGCAGGGCGACGGCATCCGGAAGGAAGCCGCATGGTGCTGCCGTTTCAAGACATCGGCATTGAAGCAGAAGACGAAGTTGGCGGCAAAATTTCCCAGCTTGGCGACATCTCCAACCGCCTGCACCTACAAACACCCAAAGGTTTTGCCATCACTACCACGGCCTTTTTTGCCTTCATGTCGCACAACGGACTTCTTGATCTGGCCCAAAAAGGTATTGAGCAATGGGACGGCACAGATCAGGAACTCCACGAGCTGGCCGACCTTATGCAGTCGCGCATCATGGACTCTCCCCTTCCCTGGCGACTTGTGGCTCAGATTGACGCAATGATTGATGTGCTGAGCAAATGCTCTGCCCACCCCTTGCGCCTTGCCCTGCGCAGCAGCGCCTGGGGCGAGGACGGAGATTCCAGCTTTGCCGGACAGTACGCAACCGAGCTGAATGTGCCACCTGACCGCGTTGTTAAAGCATACAAAACAGTTGTCGCCAGCACCTATTCCCTGGAAGCATGGCGCTACCGCCTCGACCGTGGATACCACGAACACGAAGTGGCTATGGCTGTGGGTTGCCAGATCATGGCCGACAGCCGCATCAGCGGTGTGCTTTTTACCTGCACGCAAACTTCAAGCGCAACGTGCGAGTCCATGATCGTGAGCGCCACCTGGGGTGGGGGCGCTGCCGTTGTTGCAGGAGAAACCGCCACAGATACCATCTACTTGAGCCGCACGCCGCCCTATCCACCACTCACACGGGCAATAGCGCGAAAAACGCGCAGACTTGTGCCCGCAGCAAGAGGAGACCTTGTATGGGAGGACGTGCCGGAAGATTTACAAAATATTCCAAGCCTTACCGACAGCCAGTTGGAACAGCTTGCCCGGGCTGGCATGTCGCTTGAACGTTATTACAAACGCCCGCAAGATGTGGAGTGGACATTCGATTCCCGTGGTGAGCTGCATATCTTGCAATCGCGCCCCTTGCGGTCAGGCGGCGATGCAGGTTTGCCTGTTCCGGTGCAAAGCGCCACCAGAAAGGCAGAAATAATTTTTGCTGGCAAGGGTCTGGTGGCGCAACGCGGCGTAGCGGTGGGAAAGGTTGTACTGGTTGACCACAATACGGATCTTGACCAGTTTCCGGAGGGCGGCATTCTTGTTTCCAAGTTCACTTCCCCCCGCTATGCCCGCGTCATGCGCCGCGCCTGCGGTATTATTACTGATGTGGGTTCACCTACTGGACACATGGCCACTATTGCCCGGGAGCAGCGAGTGCCCGCGCTGGTCAATACGGAAGAAGCCACGCGACTGCTGCATGATGGTGATGAGATAACCCTTGATGCAACGCAGAACATTGTTTATCGGGGGCGCGTTGCAGAGCTGGACAAATTTGAGCGTTCAGAGCCTGACATGTTTGAAGAATCCTACGAATACAGACTGTTGCGCAGGCTGCTCAAGCACATTACGCCGCTCAATCTTGTCGATCCGCATTCGGACGATTTCAAACCCCAGGCATGCAAAACATACCATGATATAACCCGCTATATTCATGAAAAAGCAGTTGAAGCACTTGTGGTGCTAAGCCAGCGGCACGATGCCCTGCACCACGCTCCAGCCCGCCGACTGCTGGACGGCCCTCCTCTTGGCCTTACCATCATTGACGCAGGCGGCGGAACCAACTGCCCGCCAGAAGCGCCAACCTTGAATATGGAAGAAATAACCTCTGTGCCGCTCCTGGCCTTTTTGCAAGGAATGAGCATCTCCGGCATGTGGGACACTGCCCCGGTACCGGTCGATCTGGGCAGTTTTATGTCCAGCTTTACCCGCACGTTCACCGCCTCAATGGCTGGGCCGGAAGCAGTGGGGCGCAACCTTGCCGTGGCACTGCGCGACTACATGAACGTTAACATGCGCCTGGGCTACCACTTTAATACCATTGACGCCTATATCTCCGAGCAGATCAACGACAATTACATCTACTTTCGTTTTATTGGCGGCGTTACGGAGCTTGTGCGCCGTTCCCGCAGGGCCAGGTTTGTGGCGAACGTTCTTGACAGGTTTGACTTTCGCGTGGAAGTGCATGGAGACTTGGTGGTTGGCAGAATAAAAAAACTCTCCGTAACGCGCATGTTGGTTCGTATGCACATGCTTGGTGGCCTTGTAGGTTATGCTCGCCAGCTTGATGCCCGCCTGAACAGCGATGAACTGGTTGCAAAACACGCTCAGGCCTTTCTGGAGGCCATCAAATCCACAATCCCGGCTGAACTTGCCGAGCCAACGGGAGGAAAGAACAATGGCACTGCGCATCTTGGTGCTTGATGACGAACCTATTGTCTGCAAACGCCTGAAACCGGCATTTCAGAAGTCTGGTTATGAAGTTGAAACATTCACAGACAGCGCAGCTGCATTGCGCCGCATGGCTGAAACGGCTTTTGATGTAATTATAACAGACCTTAAAATGGAAGGAGTGGACGGATTTCAGGTTTTAGAACGCGCAAGAGAGCTGCTGCCACAAGCGCGTATTGTGGTCATTACCGGATTTGCGACGCTGGACACCGCGAAGGAATCGTTCCGCAAGGGAGCCTTTGATTTTGTGGCCAAACCCTTCAAGCTGGGCGGCATCATTGAATGCGTGCGCCGTCTGGAGGAAAGCATAACGCCCTCGCCCGCAAACCGTTAAAATACAGAGTGCCGCGACTGCAACCCCTTGCCTGGACGTGCTGGGTTCATGGCAATGAGGGAACCGCTGGCTGACCTGTTGCTTCAGATACACATGCAGGAGTATACAGTCACTGTGGGCGCAGTCCTAACGTGCCGACAACGCCAATACGGCCGAGCATCAAGCGCAGACTGGGATTTTGCCGCCCCACCAGGCAACTTGTTTAGGTTTAGCCCGCAGCCTTGTCGGAGCTGACGGCGTCAAATCCGCGCAACGGGATTAGCCACCAGTTTAACGGGGCATCCGCATTGGCTTTTTCTCCCTCGGGGGCTGCATGTATACTTTTGATCTTTTATGTTTCTGCATTTCCGTGGCTCTCTACACCGCGTATAATCTCTACATCCGTTTCAGGGAATCATCCAATCCCGGCTACACAATCCACGGCATATCACGGACGGCACGGGTTCAGTGGGTGGCATCCATTCTTGAAAAAAAGAATGGCATTCTTGCCGTGCAAACTCTGCGCAACGCCACTATGGCCTCTACCTTTATGGCCTCCACAAGCGTTCTGCTGGCCGTGGGGGTGCTCTCCCTTACTGGCAATGGGGAAAATGTCCGGCACACATGGCACTCGCTGAACTTTTTTGGTTCTGTGGAGCCGGGCATGTTTGCCTTCAAGATTCTTGCCCTTTTGCTGAATTTTTTTCTGGCTTTTTTTTGCTTTACCTCATCGCTCAGGTTGTACACGCATGTGGCCTTCATGCTGGGCGCGGAATCCGGGCAGCTGGATTCCGACCAGCTTGGCAGCATGGCAGAAAAATACCTGAATATGGGAGCAAACCATTTTTATTTGGGAATGCGCGCCTTCTATTTCACTGTGCCGCTGGTTTTCTGGATTTTTGGCGCGCAGTTCATGATTTTTGGCACTGCGTTTCTGATCAGCATCATCTTTATTCTCGATAAGACGCCACAACACAAAGAGAGTTAGATATTATCTTGAAATATCTTTCCATTATATCCATGGTAATCTCGTAAAAAATTCTGCATTTTAGCATAAGTTAATGCCGCTACATGCGCATTTATTTTAACTTTCTATGAATACAGTCATGCAAATAAAGTATATTTACAAATATAACAGCACATACGAGAAAATTACAAATTTTTCACAACTCATATATATTCATTATTTCAGCACAGCGTATTCAACTGTTATATATAAACGCTTCATGTAAGCATAATTAATGACACCCTCACCACTGTTATCATTCAAATGCATATTTTACATACATTTGAGTTAGGTATGCGATTTTTTTCAATCTTAACGCAAGTCAGATAGAATTGACGGCGTAGTAGGCAAGAGGTACTTTATTCTTGTCAAAGAATGTTTGTAATCAAATGGAAAAGTCAACCATGGGAGGGAAAGGCATGAAGATTGTGTTTTCTGGATTGGTTCTAGGACTTATGACCATATGTTTGGTGGCTTGCAGCAAAAACGCCCCTCAACCTTCTGCCCAGCCAAATGAAACGCTGGTGATGAGTTCTGAGGTTGAGAGCACGGTGGCAAAGGTTGAAGCTATTGATCTCAAAGCGCGCAAGTTAACCTTGAGCAGCCTTCAGGGTGATTTGTTTATTATTCATGTGAGCAAGGAAGCCGTTAATCTGCGGCGCGTAAAGAAAGGAGATATGGTCGATATTTCCTACGGGCGTGAACTGACAGTGTGGTTGGCGGAGCCTGGTTCTGTGGCTGACGAACAGGCTACGGCTGTTGTCAGGGCCAAACCCGGATCCCAGCCGCAGGGCATGGGAGTAAGGGAATCGAACTTTACCGCCAAGATACTTGCCATGGATAAAGTCAACGAGCTGGCCAAGCTTGAACTTGCCAACGGTTCTGTGGTGGTGGTCAAGGTGCAAAATCCAGAGAACCTCAAAAAGCTTAAGGTCGGGGATACGCTGGGCATAAGCTACCTTGAGGTTGTTGATATCGCCGTACGGAAGGGCTCCAAGCAGAGCTCCAAGCAGGGGTCCAAGCGTTGATTCAATAGGCTTGGTGTATTCGGCCATATTAATGAGGGGAATGGTCAATGAACGGGAAAATCCTTCGGCGTTTGATGATCTTTTTATCCCTGCTTGCACTTGTGGTCGTTGCTCTTCCCGCGCCCTCCATGGCAGACAGCGCGGCATCCATCAATTATGATGTTACT
Protein-coding sequences here:
- a CDS encoding cupin domain-containing protein, coding for MKKMLFAAALCSLVFSGTALAGEPQLYPKDSLKTWNRDKVAGGQGTLFGQFGFTRNDASKDMVIKEIGWMTLQPGASIGMHKHENNEDAYIIVSGEGVFTDSAGKETPVKGGDITIARPGDTHALKCSGNVPLVFLDVIGQR
- the trpS gene encoding tryptophan--tRNA ligase, with protein sequence MSNIILTGDRPTGKLHIGHFAGSLKQRVLLQNSGKFDEIYIMLADAQALTDNADNPEKVRNNILEVALDYLACGIDPEKSSIFIQSQLPQLYELSFHYMNLVTVSRLQRNPTVKAEIAQKNFEQSIPVGFFTYPISQAADITAFEATAVPVGEDQKPMLEQTVEIVRKFNSTYGETLVEPQILLEQNAACLRLPGIDGKAKMSKSIGNCIYLSDSEKEVHDKIFSMFTDPGHLKASDPGKIEGNTVFTYLDAFAVPEDFAKFNSPYPNLDEMKAHYQRGGLGDVAVKKFLNEVMQQILGPIRTRRQQYEQDIPFVIDVLKKGTEKAYGKAAKTLEKVRRAMKLNHFEAGLKLQSK
- a CDS encoding MarR family transcriptional regulator; the protein is MKTDHIVALIGRVREQANNLIVAELEKRGHGGMAPSHGAILQALFTRGPMHMSALAEAIGKQKNTVTTLVGKLEQAGYVTKSPSQEDSRVTLVSLSGKALAAKADFDAISQTLLDAVWGDMPQADRETLVAGLERVLRNISLKTIF
- a CDS encoding pyridoxamine 5'-phosphate oxidase family protein, with translation MQKVIDFLSANTTVFLATADSGAARVRPFQFQFAENGRLWFCTARSKETFAQLQSDPRLELACMSPKMETLRVKGQANLDDDMAIKRRIIENNGLVRSIYGSAENPDFTVFSVDHGTAFMFDFSGNPPQSFSF
- a CDS encoding sigma-54 dependent transcriptional regulator — translated: MPLRVAIVDDEPVVCKRLSQALVKEGYAVEAFMSARSFLEAMIEQPFDVVFSDMLLPDMNGLELLPKIKGLKPETEVIIVTGHGTISTAIEAMREGAFHYVTKPVNFTEIRTLARHAQEKISMRMENIQLREALLGTTGLSSIVGKSPAIQELFSLIRKVAPVDCNVLVQGDSGTGKALVALALHHLSPRRNQPFVTFNCGGFTEELISSELFGYEKGAFTGAATGKIGLLEAASGGTVFLDEVGEMPLAMQVRLLHVLQERRILRVGGTRAVDLDIRVIAATNRDLKAEVEKGNFREDLFFRLNVVSTTLPRLTDRREDIPLLVQHFIEKYRLAFRKEVYALDDQALAALMGYSFPGNVRELENIIERAVALTDSETITQADLPEDIRRLEFDTLEGGGLPTLAEMERHYVIKILEKTGYNKKLAAEVLGMPRTTLWRKLKEYGVE
- a CDS encoding HAMP domain-containing sensor histidine kinase translates to MDEAEVGKIADRRGIQRMVASSGDFFHSIKGKIFILFAVTFLSIGVLAGLNYWSLSTVSQRLLLGEKYDDLLNNILEVRRYEKNYFFYNDAASLSEGIVYLERINALAGELAEDMTMLAGSEQQKKFMDMLYHYDQAMRVLAKGGEAGQQTLRNLGKVLTESADDIRRQKRERAHKALKQTHIMPVAFLSIFLLLMALVIKLISQGVLRPLGMVAAGTARVGRGDFSPIATGAEQLSEIANFIRAFNRMSHELAVNQEHLLQARKMAALGTFTAGIAHELNNPINNVLLSAEGLREDYKENIDADGQEMIDDIMQQAERASDIVRNLLDFSRTGHPASEGLCPAKVVESVLNLLKNQVILSGVVLHADVPESLPDICGDLRSLQQIFMNLLLNAIQATSRGGTVSVCAHEADANMVAFEICDTGPGIPESIQEHIFEPFFSTKEVGKGTGLGLAVTYALVHRYEGQIRVRSSPGQGAVFTVLLPRVGGCLQTTEKE